Sequence from the Lepidochelys kempii isolate rLepKem1 chromosome 7, rLepKem1.hap2, whole genome shotgun sequence genome:
ATTGGTGGCAGGGGGAGTGGAATGCAGCATAATTGGTAATTAAAATGCTTTATTGTGTCTGCAAAAATACCTCAAAATCCCATGGGGCTGGGGGACAATCTTTCGCCTCTGTGTTGACCTATGGAACTACTTGCCACACGAGTTTTAAGGAGGCCAAGGCTTCAGGGAGATTAGATCTGGCTGTTAGTTGATGCCAGAGACCATTGACTGGCTGTGAATGGCAGGGGCCAGCAAAGAAAATCCTGTCCTTTTACTTTCAGTTAACTGTGGAAGTCCCTGCTACTGGCGTGCAAAGGGCCCAGGAGGTTGGAACAGAGAGGATGTGAAAGGGATTCCCCTGCACCCTGAGCGCGGACAGCAAGACACCTTCATGCTGCAGTTGGAATATACATGATGGGAATCCCGCCCAGCATTGCCTGGTGAGGGGAGCTCAGTGTTGAGGGAAGGCTTATGTTCAGTTCTCTGAAGCAGCAGACTTTGTGCGAGCTGGGACACAGCGGGCTGGATGAGCCCATCTGTCTGATCTGGGAGGATGTGGGGAGAAGAGATGCCAGGGAGAGGGGATACCGTACTCACCCTTGAGACTGAGCTGCTGTACGGGCTCACCCAGGGCCTCCTCACGGCTCTTGTAGTAGGAGATGGAGGTCTCTTTGAACATTACCCAGTACTGCTTGTAGCCCTTCAGCGTCAGCTTGCGGGGCCTGTGGAGGGGGGCATCAATGCCAAGGTGGAGGGGGCACAGTTGGACACTCCCCAGATGTGGGAGATACACACAGTCCCCCTAGGGCCCTGAGCTGTGACATGGGATGGGTGCAACAGGATAGCTTGGGGGATGGGGTCAGGCATGTTATTGGCACTGTGAGCACTAGACCCCACGTTGCTCCCAGAgcaggggtagaacccaggaatcctgactctcagcccccacccccaaagtgaGGATGAGAGTCTGAAGCTCACCTGAATATCCGGAGATAATCCTTCAGCTCAGGGATGGTGGTGAGATTTTCCTGTCAGGAGATCAAGACACAGTCACCCCCTGCTACTCCAGTCCGGCCCcccgatgcccctcaatcctgccaCCTCCTGATATTCCAAccctggatccccccacagcgctgctggtgcccctcacatCCGCCCCTTACCAGCATGTCCGAGGTTGatgtccccccctccagcttgACCTGGAGGTTGGACAGGGCTGAGTCCAGGTCATCCAGGCCTTGCTCCCCGGCTGGCTCCGTGGGGTCAGCACTCAGTGAGAGCTTGTTGATGTGAtactggagggcagggggaggccgGTTagttggggaggaaggggagggagatcTTCACCGCCCCACCCACCCAGATAGCCCCCACATGGGATTGGCCACTGGCTTGACCTGGCAGGATGGATCCTTGTTCACCTGGGTGGGAGAGCTCCAGACGTAGTTAGTCCTGGCCCCACTGGGTGAGCTCTGGGGAAGACagaccccagcccagctgggggtgggatgTGGAAATATATTGGGTAAGGGTACTCTGTAGCGGGGAGGGGCTAGATCCCTACTAGGTGGGAGTGCTTGGGGGACAAAGGGGGGGGCAGATGGATCCCAGCCCAGGCGGGTGGGAGGGCTCCAGGGATGGTTACTCCTGGCCCCACTGGGTGAGCACTAGGGAAGGTAGATCCCAGCCTGATTGTGGGGTAGGCGGGGGTGTTCCATGGCCGGGGAGGGGATGGATCCTGGCCAGTTGCGAGTGCTTCatgtgagggagggaaggggatggcTGTGGGGGAATCCCTGGTAGGTGGGGGTGGATTCCAGCCCAGCAGGCGGAGGTGGATCCTGGcctagctgggggtggggggcggaggtcCAGTACCTGCAGCGCAGCGAAGACCATCATCTCCTCCTCGGTGCTTTCGGTCTCCTCCAGCAGCACGGCCCAGCGTGCCTGCTCGTACAGCTGGGTGATGCGCACTGCGTCGTACTGCAGCATGGGGGACAGGAAAGGTGGGTGGGGGTTAGGGAGTCAATGGGGGAAATtaagggggaggagcggggagggggtggaacaggggtCTGGAGGAGAGttgggttggggtggagggaaggaggggtcCTGGGCTCCAGATCCAAGAAGTCAGTGTAGGTttgaggggggaagggaaagtcTGGGGAGAGATGATGGGGTGTGATAGGGGTTGGAGTAGCCAGGACAGGCTGGCTATATTTGGGGAGTGAAGGATGGACAGGAGACCCCAGGGGAGAAgggttggaggggagggaggcacaCAGGGGTCCCACCTTGGGCTCCAGGTCAAAGAAGCTGTAATATTTGAACCGCAGCCAGAGCTGCTCGTTCTCCCGCACGTCCTGCTGCATCAGTGACCGCGAGGAGCTCAGCCACCTGGAGGGGAACACGGGAATTGTCATATTAGTAAGAACaggtgtgactcagtttccccacccacttGGGATTGCCACCCCCTGGGTGGGAAGGGGTTACACCTTCCTCTCTAGGGCAGGGTAGATGAGATGGCTGCAGGTCTCTATCTGGGGGTGGGAATGCACCATCAAGAACTGTCCCTAGGCAGGGAGCCCTGAAGCGACACTGAGACCCCCGCTGGCCAGCCAAGGGAGGCTGAACATGTGTGACCAGCACCAGGCAGCTGGAGATCAGGGGACAGGAGGCGGCTTCAGCCTGGCCCACACTTAGCCCGGCAGAGCtctgtgggctggggagggagagggcagcgTCGCCGCAGAGCGTGAACCCTCGTGCAGATGCTCTGATCCCAGCATGGAAGGGCTTTGGCCACCACAGCTGGGGAGAGCTCAGCTGATGGAACCACTCCCATGTGGGTAGAAGCTGCATCCCCCGGCAGGGGTTGCGGGAAGCTCTGCCAGTCAGGCCTGGGCTAGGAACTGGGCTGCCCATAGAGCACTCATAAGGCAAGTCAGGGTTGGCTCTCCCCGTGCCCTGTCGCCGTAAGGACGGAAGGCCTGCCCACCGTGGGGTGCCCCCAAGGGCTCAGCAgcgatgggggagggagggctcacTCTTGGATACTAAGGGTAACACTCCACCCTGGTCTAGGAGTGAGACCCCAGccagaaaacaggggagactggCAGGAGCCTAGGGAACGGGGCAGGTGGCTGCCAGCATggactccaggctgagcctggcttTCCGTGCTGCGCTAAGGATGCTACGACGCTGGGTCCCAGGGGACTGGTAAACACTGGCTTGCTCTGAACAGGCTGCACTGGGTCGCTTCAGGGCAATCAACGCAGAGGAACCTCTGGGGAGATATAGAGAGACATGGGAGTCTGGAGTCCAGGGCCCCGCCTAGATGTGCTGGAGTCGCGGGACTCATCCTAACTCCATGGCCCGGCCTGCCCGGGCGCCGCTAGAGGTGACGGGGGTACAGATTGCCCTGGAAATCCATGATGGGACCCAGCTGTGGTGCTGCCCCCAGGCATAGAGCCAGCAGCCGCAGCTCTCCCGGTGCCCCTCaagcccagcctgcagcccccctctCTCCTCTCACCGGCTGTTGATCTGGGCCTTCTCCATGAGGTTGCTGGGCCGAGGCATCTTCAGCACGTGCTCGGGGCTCAGGCCAGTCCAGCTCACTGACAGCATCCGGTAACAGGCCTCGGTGGTGGGGCTGTCCGAGAAATGGGCCGGCATCCCCCGGAACGGCTGCTGCTCCGCGCCTGCAGGGAAAGGGAGGGCTTCTGCTCTGTGCACAAGGGGGGGGTTAGCGGGGCCCAGGCAGATGCCCGCTGCCAGGTGCACACACAGTAGGGCAGGCTCTCACACCACTGCTTGTGCTCACTAGTGCACGTACCTTCTGGCACAAGCACACAGGGGTGCTCTCACAtgcactcactcacacacacgctCACCCCAGCACTCGCAGGGAAGCACACTCACatgcccctgcccacccccttcgCCCGCACTCACTGGCTGGCAGCACCACCCCGCTGAGGTCAAAATCATCCTCTGTCCCCAGCACCGGCCCCTTCCGCTTCTTCTTGTCCTTCTCCTCAGGCGCCCGCAGCAGTGACAGCTCCTCGGCATGCCGGATACCTGAGGGGAGGGGACATGGGGTGAGGGAGCTCCCCAGTAAGGGGGCCTTCCCCCATCTTCCCCTTATTCCATCTGTctgggccccctgcccctctcccccaaaagccccatccctcctccccgaGCCCACCCAGGCTTTTCTCCCTACTTTTGCTCCCCTCACCCCTTTGTGCCCCCCTGCACACCTCCCcgacccctgctcctccccttacCGCTCCCTGGGTCACCTCCTCACCCCAGACACTGGCCCATCTATGCTCCTACTCCCCACCTGggaaggggcagccaggggagaagAGCCCCAGGTGCTAGGTAGATGTGATGTCACTAATTTGTCATGACTCCCCATGCACTTTTTCCAGACCACTTTAAGCActgtcccctgccccacacctccAAACCCCCTACCCCTCTGCACCCTttgcctttccctcctccacaactcctgcccctccctgatATTCACCCTCGATGTCTACCCCCAGCATCCTTCTCCACCCTGGCCCGTCTATGCCCCATCCCCACCCGGGCACTCACTCAGCACCCGGCAGATGCCAGCCACAGCACGGAAGACGGGCTCAGAGAAGCTGGCGTGGACGCGGATCATCCGCCGGTTGggcagctgcagccgcacaggctTGTGCTGAGGTGTGTACCGGAGACGGGCATCTGCCTGCAGCCCGTACTTATCCAGGGTCCAGTTGGTCTTGAGCAGCCAGAGTTTCTTCTGCTCCCACCAGAGTGCATGGTCTGACCAGTTCTGCTTCACCTCTGGGGGCAGAGCACAGTAGTTTGCACAGGGACCCCTTGTctggcactgagatgcagccacctctggcatGGGGCATGGGGGCTGTTAATGgagggacccctcgcccagcgcTGAGATGTAGCCAGTGCCGCCTCAGGGTGGGATAGAGGAGGTAGCTCCCAGTATAAGGAAGATGCTGCAACCCCAGGAGCTGAACTGCGCAAGCCACCCACACGCAATACAACTACAGACTTCTAAACCAGAGCCATGGCTACTGGGGCAGGGTCCTGGCTTCCCCatgctaaccactaggccccaTTCTCTTCCTGGAgttgggagagaacccaggtgtcccaatTCCCAGCCCACCTTTCTCTAAGCcactaaccccccaccccaccccaccagagccaggaatagactcCCGAGCCCTGAAGGCTATTTATAGCCATAGGCTCTGGCTAGCTGGCCCCTTATCAGCCTCCATCCAGGGTATGGGCCTCACAGTCTCCAGCAGCAGCTACAGCTGCTATCTGGCACTGCCAGGGGAAGGTCCCCATACCACATAGCCTGGCCACAGGAAGACATGGCACAGGCCCACCTCGTGTCCTGGGCAGATAAAGAGACACTTCCTGTTGCATTGGTCCCTGGGTGCCCCCTCCCACCAGGCCCCAGGCCCCTCCCTCGCTGGTACCGAGGGGAGTAGGGAGATGTGGACAAACACTGTAGGGGAGTACAGGACAGAGGGAAGCACTtggggacagacagatggatggaGGGGGACATGTGGGACTGACCAATGGATCACTAACACCTAAAGAACAGACAACTGGGCAGATTAGAGCCCAGACAGGCGTTCCAGGGTTGGCCCACCCCCTGGGTAGCCCCCATGCCCACAGATGGCAGGTGCTTGTTTCCCTGACACAGAGGGCAATTCTGGGGTAATCAAGGGGGTAGGAGGCAGTGCTCCAGCCAGACCCCAATCTTGCACAGAGTAGGAGGGGAGAGACAGGAACTGAGGGTGGAACTGGGCGATTGGGAGTCGCTTCCCTGCATCAGGGCCATGACTCAGCCTGCATCATGTGAGAGACTGGCAGGAACAGCAGGAAGTGGGGGTctagaggttagagcagggggctgggagaggactcctgggttccgttcccagctctgggctggggggggggaggagagggaatttGAGGTGCCCTAGGGTAAAGGGTTGGGGAACCCCCTCTGATGCTAAGATGCGTGATGCTGGGAATCCAGCATCTACTGGCTACTAGAGGGGGAAGTGCAGCAGGGAAATTAAAGGGACAGAACCCCACCATCCACGCAGGGGCTCACCCATTGTGGGGAGAAGTGTGTaaagtggggaggggatggaagaggacACCCCTCCATGTAACCCACAGCAGCAGGGGGGACCCCACACTCACTGATCTTATCCACAATCTGCAGCATGATGCCCCCAATGTGTACATCCCCGGTGACTCGCAGGGTGAGGGGCTCAGCCTCGGGCCCCAGCTCCTCCACAGCCACTCTCAGCTCCCAGGAGGCATCGATGTAATCCCCGCTCGCTGTCTTCAGCCCAGCCATGGCGAGCCCTGGAACGAGTGCAGTGCAAGGGTCAGGAGGGAGACAGGACACCGGAGTTCTGTGCGCTCCTCTGGAAAGGGAGCAGGGTCTAGGGGGTTAGACTAGGGGgctggcagtcaggactcctgggttctatccccagcttcaATTGTCAGCGTAACAAGGGTTGGGGGGGGCAGCTTGTCCCTTTCCCGCTCTGTAGGTCAGTAGCGCTGGGGTGGTACAAGGGGATGGAGGGGTGAGAACGACTTCACAGTTCAGCAAGGGACACTTCCCGCCCCTGCCcattgcagggagggagaggatttGCCTTCCCCCAAAGCATAGGGTGGAGGCAGAAATAGCTGGACCACTGCTCCCATACAGCAGCGCTAGGCTGGCCCAGTGTTGTGTTCAGGGGCTGCAGGGCACAGGATCACAGGCGAGATGGGAGCCAGGGAATCCCAGTCCCAGCAGGAGAGAGGTGGTGCTGGgtgggcccctggaagtctgtcCTGCAAACAGCTGACCAGACCAGAGAGCCAGGGTCAGGACTCACGGGTTCTATCCCCAACACTGGGAGGGAAATGGGGTcaagtgggttagagcagggagggctgtgaatcaggactcctgggcccaTTGCTGACCATAGTGGGTCGGGGGACACACCACCAATCCTTCCCAACTCAATAGTTCTCACTCCCCaaccagagctggggacagaacccagggaTCCTGACTCTCCATCCCCCAGGTTGATATACAATCACAGTTTACCCC
This genomic interval carries:
- the FERMT3 gene encoding fermitin family homolog 3; this translates as MAGLKTASGDYIDASWELRVAVEELGPEAEPLTLRVTGDVHIGGIMLQIVDKIKVKQNWSDHALWWEQKKLWLLKTNWTLDKYGLQADARLRYTPQHKPVRLQLPNRRMIRVHASFSEPVFRAVAGICRVLSIRHAEELSLLRAPEEKDKKKRKGPVLGTEDDFDLSGVVLPASAEQQPFRGMPAHFSDSPTTEACYRMLSVSWTGLSPEHVLKMPRPSNLMEKAQINSRWLSSSRSLMQQDVRENEQLWLRFKYYSFFDLEPKYDAVRITQLYEQARWAVLLEETESTEEEMMVFAALQYHINKLSLSADPTEPAGEQGLDDLDSALSNLQVKLEGGTSTSDMLENLTTIPELKDYLRIFRPRKLTLKGYKQYWVMFKETSISYYKSREEALGEPVQQLSLKGCEVVPDVNVSSQKFCIKLLVPSPEGMSEVYLRCEDEQQYARWMAGCRLAAKGRTMADSTYQSEVQNILSFLQLQRASPDAPVAPDAEAIGTQWLVSPRYQKKFKPKQLTPRILEAHQNVAQLSLTEAKMRFIQAWQSLPDFGISYFVVRFKGSRKDEILGIANNRLIRIDLGVGDMVKTWRYSNMRQWNVNWDIRQVAIEFDEHINVAFSCVSARCNIVHEYIGGYIFLSTRSTDKGRGLDEELFYKLTGGHEAL